GTCGAGCAATGCGGCCTTCAGGCTGGTCTTCTTGCTGGCGCAGGACTGCGCCAGCATTTTTGCGTCGAATTCATTGCCGAGCGGTTCGGGGCCGAGGCCTTTCAGCAAGGGCTCGTCGTCGAGCGCCCTGCGGGCAATGATCTTCATGTAGCCGAAGCGGCGCGGATCGTTGAAAATGATCGATGCGCCTGACGACATCTGAAACACCACATGATCATGCGTCCGGTTCTCACTGCGGGGATGGTGGAATTGGCCCGGCGCCGCATCGCCATCATCCTTGAGGACGCGGAACGAGCCCGACATGCCCAGATGCATCAAAAGCACGTCGCCCGAGCCAAGATCGGCCATCAAATATTTGGCGCGGCGGCCGAGCCCGGTCACGGTCTGGCCCTCGAGCCGCGCCACGAAATCCTTCTGGAACGGAAACCGCAGATCCTTGCGCCTGGCCTCCGCTTTCAGGATTTTTGAGCCCTCCATGACCGGCTGCAGGCCGCGGCGGACGGTCTCGACTTCGGGCAATTCAGGCATCGGGGGCGTTCACCTTGAGGACGTGACGTGATAGCGCCATTGCGGCGGGCGCGCTATGGTCCGATCCAATCAGATCCTCGTCATTGCGAGGAGCGAAGCGACGAAGCAATCCGATCTTTCTTGCCGCTGTGGATTGCTTCGCTGCGCTCGCAATGACGGGAAAAACCTTCCATGCCGGCCCCAGTACCGGCAGGACTCGCTCAGGACCGACGGCATGAACCAATCCGACCAGACCACCCATTTTGGCTTCAGGGATGTCCCCCTGGGGGACAAGCAGACGCTGGTGAACGACGTGTTTCACAGCGTGGCGCAGCGCTACGACCTGATGAACGACCTGATGTCGGCGGGCCTGCACCGGGTCTGGAAGGACCTGATGATCAACGCGCTCAATCCGCCGCGCGGGGATACGCCATTTTCGCTGCTCGACGTCGCCGGCGGCACTGGCGACATCGCCTTTCGCGCCGCCGAGGCCTCAGGCGCCGGCTTCCGGGCGACCGTCTGCGACATCAATTCGGACATGCTGGAGGTCGGCCGCACGCGCGCGGCGGCGCGCCATCTCGACGACCGGGTGTCGTTTGTCGAGGGCAATGCCGAGGCGCTGGCGTTTCCCGATCGCAGCTTCGATGCCTACACCATCGCGTTCGGCATCCGCAACGTGCCGCGGATCGATCTTGCGCTCAAGGAAGCCTATCGCGTGCTGAAACCGGGCGGGCGGTTCC
The genomic region above belongs to Bradyrhizobium sediminis and contains:
- the ubiE gene encoding bifunctional demethylmenaquinone methyltransferase/2-methoxy-6-polyprenyl-1,4-benzoquinol methylase UbiE, whose translation is MNQSDQTTHFGFRDVPLGDKQTLVNDVFHSVAQRYDLMNDLMSAGLHRVWKDLMINALNPPRGDTPFSLLDVAGGTGDIAFRAAEASGAGFRATVCDINSDMLEVGRTRAAARHLDDRVSFVEGNAEALAFPDRSFDAYTIAFGIRNVPRIDLALKEAYRVLKPGGRFLCLEFSTVDTPGLDRIYDLFSFKVIPPLGRAVTGDAESYQYLVESIRKFPKPNVFAEMMRTAGFSRASWQSFSGGIVALHSGWRL
- the mutM gene encoding bifunctional DNA-formamidopyrimidine glycosylase/DNA-(apurinic or apyrimidinic site) lyase; the protein is MPELPEVETVRRGLQPVMEGSKILKAEARRKDLRFPFQKDFVARLEGQTVTGLGRRAKYLMADLGSGDVLLMHLGMSGSFRVLKDDGDAAPGQFHHPRSENRTHDHVVFQMSSGASIIFNDPRRFGYMKIIARRALDDEPLLKGLGPEPLGNEFDAKMLAQSCASKKTSLKAALLDQRVVAGLGNIYVCEALYRSQLSPRRLAATLATKKGEPTDHARRLVSAIHGVLNQAIKAGGSSLRDHRQTSGELGYFQHSFQVYDREGEKCQTAKCGGVVRRFTQNGRSTFWCPKCQK